From a single Loigolactobacillus coryniformis subsp. coryniformis KCTC 3167 = DSM 20001 genomic region:
- a CDS encoding LysR family transcriptional regulator encodes MDIRVLHYFVAVAQEQNFSRAAQIVHVSQPALSRQITDLETELGVHLFNRRHRQVSLTQEGHYLLERAQEIIGLVDKTTYNLQKQAVVSGTLDIGAGESIAIKTVMQTTQQIIHQYPEIHVNLHSGDADTIQNKLDSGILEFGVIMGRRQLDNYNTLRLPVDNRWGVIMRADEQLALKETIQPSDLIGRPLLSSKQAIQRGIFQEWAAGLFDQLNFIGTYNLIFNASLLVKTGACIALTYENIVNVSPDSGLVFRPLTPQLIDPNILIWSKNRQLPNVSQLFLTTLQQAIK; translated from the coding sequence ATGGATATTCGCGTTTTACATTATTTTGTTGCTGTTGCACAAGAACAGAATTTTTCTCGGGCAGCACAAATAGTCCACGTCTCACAACCCGCATTATCACGCCAAATTACCGATCTAGAAACTGAATTGGGCGTACATTTATTCAACCGACGCCACCGCCAAGTTAGTCTAACTCAGGAAGGGCACTACTTGCTTGAACGCGCACAAGAGATTATCGGTCTAGTCGATAAAACAACTTATAACTTACAAAAACAAGCGGTAGTCAGTGGGACATTAGATATTGGTGCTGGCGAAAGTATTGCCATCAAAACGGTCATGCAAACCACTCAACAGATCATTCATCAATACCCTGAAATTCATGTTAATTTGCATAGTGGTGATGCTGATACGATTCAAAACAAATTAGATAGTGGCATTTTAGAATTTGGCGTCATCATGGGCCGCCGTCAACTAGATAATTACAATACACTACGTTTACCCGTTGATAATCGATGGGGCGTGATCATGCGCGCCGATGAACAGTTAGCGCTTAAGGAAACGATTCAACCTAGTGATTTAATTGGTCGCCCCTTACTCAGTTCTAAACAAGCGATCCAACGCGGTATTTTTCAAGAATGGGCAGCAGGTCTGTTTGATCAACTTAATTTCATCGGTACTTATAACCTGATTTTCAATGCCAGTTTGTTAGTTAAAACTGGTGCTTGCATTGCCTTAACTTATGAAAATATAGTCAATGTTTCTCCTGATAGCGGCTTAGTTTTCCGACCATTAACACCACAATTAATTGACCCTAATATTCTAATTTGGTCTAAAAATCGGCAATTGCCTAATGTCAGCCAGCTATTTTTAACTACCTTACAGCAAGCAATAAAATAA
- a CDS encoding SDR family oxidoreductase — protein MSMKGKVVVIMGASSGIGAATANLLASQGAKLSLAARRLDRLTAIQAQNPTATIKVFTADVTKAADVQAVITGTLAEYGRIDVLFNNAGIMPVNNLNQGAQQEWQQMLDINVNGVLNGINAVLPIMRKQKSGHIITTSSVLGYEVLPGYAAYSGTKYAVRAIMEGLRQEERQNNIKTTVIAPGSVKTELFNSINNAEVRTGLEAAMQQPGANMLVLEADEIARAVAFVINTPANMAVNEMVIRPTGQEV, from the coding sequence ATGAGTATGAAAGGTAAAGTGGTTGTGATCATGGGTGCTTCTAGTGGCATTGGTGCAGCCACTGCCAATTTATTAGCTAGTCAAGGCGCCAAACTTAGCCTAGCTGCTCGTCGTTTAGATCGTTTGACGGCAATTCAAGCACAAAATCCGACGGCTACGATCAAAGTATTTACAGCTGATGTAACTAAGGCAGCGGACGTTCAAGCAGTAATCACTGGTACATTGGCAGAATATGGGCGTATCGATGTTCTTTTCAATAACGCTGGCATCATGCCGGTCAACAATCTGAATCAAGGTGCCCAGCAAGAATGGCAACAGATGCTAGATATCAATGTTAATGGCGTTTTAAACGGCATTAATGCGGTATTACCAATAATGCGCAAACAAAAAAGTGGGCACATTATCACCACATCCTCTGTATTAGGCTATGAAGTTTTACCTGGTTATGCGGCTTATTCTGGCACCAAATACGCTGTGCGGGCGATCATGGAAGGATTGCGGCAAGAGGAGCGGCAAAATAATATTAAAACGACGGTTATTGCTCCGGGTTCTGTCAAAACAGAGTTGTTCAATTCAATCAATAATGCTGAAGTACGCACTGGTTTAGAAGCGGCAATGCAACAGCCTGGTGCGAATATGCTGGTCTTAGAGGCTGATGAGATTGCCCGGGCAGTCGCGTTTGTGATCAATACACCAGCTAATATGGCAGTCAATGAAATGGTTATTCGGCCAACTGGTCAAGAGGTTTAA
- a CDS encoding DDE-type integrase/transposase/recombinase, translating into MHTPLIAYLVLIIKLQRQIILILLAQLAEIFDHSRLPSADKPVFKRFNQFQVDEKVPLLQADIGSEALDYQQLIAESLEKNGKPILPVRRRKPISFAAQDCPRCSAPQDYLYANNGAGGQLRCKVCQFKFQDGHAEKNKTVALRCPYCQNRLSIHNRRTKFDVWCCYNDKCAFRLGAIAAMSPAEVADFNVHPTAHKVRYTWRTYNFELKGIAPESPIQAPVDLDRIQASPEVLGLVLTYHINYGLSARRTAAIMYDIHGVKISHQTIHNYEMAVAAVVRPFWANYPYALSDQIVGDETYVRVKDKWHYIFYFYDAKCKLILADYVTPNRTTESAVIAINQVLQKMPQIPEKLNFVVDANPIYQVAQIYFAQQGIKFGIHQVVGLENKDEISREYRFLKQTIERLNRSYKENYRSSTGFGSATGSASYTALYSAAYNFLRPHEALHYRIPVELPQLKPFERMPDKWLALIELAQSQLPTAA; encoded by the coding sequence GTGCATACACCATTAATAGCCTATTTAGTTCTAATAATCAAGCTCCAAAGACAAATTATTTTGATCCTTTTAGCTCAGTTGGCTGAGATCTTTGATCATTCACGGCTGCCAAGCGCTGATAAACCGGTATTCAAGCGTTTTAACCAATTTCAGGTCGATGAGAAAGTCCCACTACTTCAAGCTGATATCGGTTCTGAAGCCCTCGACTACCAGCAGTTGATCGCTGAGTCGCTTGAAAAGAACGGTAAGCCGATACTGCCAGTCAGGCGGCGTAAACCAATCAGCTTTGCGGCGCAAGACTGTCCGCGGTGCTCGGCACCACAGGACTATCTTTACGCCAATAACGGTGCTGGCGGTCAGCTACGGTGCAAGGTCTGTCAGTTCAAGTTTCAAGATGGTCACGCCGAGAAGAATAAGACGGTCGCTTTACGTTGTCCTTATTGCCAGAATCGCCTGAGTATTCACAACCGTCGGACCAAGTTCGACGTCTGGTGTTGTTACAACGATAAGTGCGCTTTTCGCCTTGGTGCGATCGCCGCAATGTCACCGGCTGAAGTCGCTGACTTCAACGTCCATCCAACTGCCCACAAGGTGCGCTACACTTGGCGAACCTACAACTTTGAACTTAAAGGCATTGCGCCAGAATCGCCGATCCAAGCACCGGTAGACCTCGATCGGATTCAAGCCAGCCCTGAAGTGCTGGGCTTGGTGCTGACCTATCACATCAACTATGGTCTGTCAGCGCGGCGAACCGCGGCGATCATGTACGATATCCATGGCGTTAAAATCTCACACCAGACAATCCATAACTACGAAATGGCGGTAGCCGCTGTTGTCCGGCCTTTCTGGGCGAATTATCCTTACGCACTGTCCGATCAGATTGTTGGTGACGAGACTTACGTGCGCGTGAAAGACAAGTGGCACTATATCTTCTACTTCTACGACGCCAAGTGTAAGCTCATTCTCGCCGACTACGTGACCCCTAATCGCACAACCGAATCAGCGGTCATTGCGATCAACCAAGTCCTCCAAAAGATGCCTCAGATCCCTGAGAAGCTTAACTTCGTCGTTGACGCGAATCCGATCTACCAAGTTGCCCAGATCTATTTTGCACAACAGGGCATCAAGTTTGGCATTCACCAGGTTGTTGGTCTTGAAAACAAAGATGAGATCAGTCGTGAGTACCGCTTCTTAAAGCAAACCATTGAGCGCTTGAATCGTTCCTACAAAGAAAATTATCGTTCCAGTACCGGCTTTGGCTCTGCCACAGGTTCAGCGAGTTACACGGCACTTTATTCAGCGGCCTATAACTTCTTGCGGCCTCATGAAGCACTGCATTACCGCATTCCTGTTGAGTTACCACAACTCAAACCGTTTGAACGAATGCCGGACAAATGGCTGGCGCTAATTGAACTAGCGCAGTCTCAATTACCAACAGCAGCCTAG
- a CDS encoding IS30 family transposase: MQEQNTTVREKGHHLTSFERGRIATLHSQGYSNRAIARVIGVCHQTISNELRRGEIDQVKKVNGQRQYHREYSPEAAQAKYEANRMSCHRPLKLAGVADFIHYFTAHLHQDGWSPDAAVGRAKLEGLYQPEEMVSTKTLYHYIDAQLLEVRNLDLLEKNRRRTKHHHSPKHKRLAGRSIEERPKSIDQRQEFGHFELDTVVGKRNGQESVILTLIERQSRCQILRLIDGRDADSVNYELAKICQEYGHIMKSVTADNGAEFAAAGTVLDGVADLYYAHPYRSSERGTNEAHNRMIRRDVPKGLSMDTLGPSDIQAVEAKLNNLPRRQSGYQTPKELFSAAAG, encoded by the coding sequence ATGCAAGAACAGAATACCACAGTCCGAGAAAAAGGTCACCACCTAACTTCATTTGAGCGCGGCAGAATCGCCACGCTACACAGCCAAGGATACTCTAACCGCGCAATTGCTAGAGTTATCGGCGTTTGTCATCAAACAATCAGTAATGAACTACGCCGTGGTGAGATCGACCAAGTTAAAAAAGTGAACGGTCAACGGCAATATCACCGCGAGTACTCGCCAGAAGCGGCACAGGCCAAATACGAAGCTAACCGAATGTCCTGTCATCGACCTTTGAAACTCGCTGGTGTCGCTGACTTTATCCACTACTTTACGGCCCATTTGCACCAAGACGGTTGGTCGCCTGATGCCGCGGTGGGCCGTGCTAAACTTGAAGGCTTATATCAACCTGAGGAGATGGTTTCGACCAAGACGTTATACCACTATATCGATGCGCAACTACTTGAAGTCCGTAATCTTGATCTGCTCGAAAAAAACCGGCGCCGCACCAAACACCACCATTCACCCAAGCATAAGCGTCTGGCCGGACGAAGTATCGAAGAGCGACCTAAAAGTATTGATCAGCGCCAAGAGTTCGGTCACTTTGAGTTGGATACCGTAGTCGGTAAACGTAACGGCCAAGAAAGTGTCATTCTAACGCTGATCGAGCGCCAATCTCGCTGTCAGATCCTGCGTTTGATTGATGGCCGTGACGCCGATTCAGTCAACTACGAACTGGCTAAGATCTGCCAAGAATATGGACACATCATGAAGTCCGTTACCGCTGACAACGGGGCAGAATTCGCAGCGGCGGGGACGGTGCTTGACGGGGTTGCCGACCTTTATTATGCCCACCCTTACCGCTCTTCAGAACGAGGCACAAATGAGGCGCATAATCGAATGATCCGTCGTGATGTGCCTAAGGGCCTGTCCATGGATACTTTAGGCCCTAGTGATATCCAAGCAGTGGAAGCCAAGCTAAACAACTTACCACGCCGGCAGTCAGGTTACCAAACCCCAAAAGAGCTTTTCTCCGCTGCCGCTGGCTAA
- a CDS encoding NAD-dependent formate dehydrogenase, whose protein sequence is MAKILCVLYPDPVDGYPTEYARDSVPKITHYPDGSTVPTPSAIDFTPGQLLGSVSGELGLRKFLEAQGHELIVTSDKEGPDSVFERELPDADVVISQPFWPAYLTAERIAKAKKLKLAITAGIGSDHVDLNAANEHNITVAEVTYSNSISVAEHDVMQVLALVRNFVPAHDVIRSGGWNIADIVEHAYDLEGMTVGVVGAGRIGQAVLKRLKPFDVKLFYTKRHQLSAELEQELGATYIKDVHELAQKMDVVVLCPPLHSETYHMFDTDMISSMKRGAYIVNDSRGELVDRDAIVAALKSGQLAGYAGDVWYPQPAPADHPWRTMPYEAMTPHMSGTTLSAQARYAAGTREILEDFLANKPIRPEYLIAEGGHLAGTGAKAYTVKKGQDTPGSGHREA, encoded by the coding sequence ATGGCCAAAATTTTATGTGTTTTATATCCAGATCCAGTTGATGGCTACCCAACCGAGTATGCACGCGATTCAGTACCTAAAATCACGCACTATCCCGATGGCAGCACCGTTCCTACTCCAAGTGCAATCGACTTTACACCAGGACAGCTATTAGGTAGTGTTTCTGGCGAACTGGGATTACGCAAATTTCTTGAAGCGCAAGGTCATGAATTGATCGTAACTTCGGATAAGGAAGGTCCCGATTCTGTTTTCGAACGTGAACTACCTGATGCCGATGTTGTGATTTCCCAACCGTTCTGGCCAGCTTATCTAACTGCCGAACGAATCGCTAAAGCTAAGAAATTAAAGTTAGCGATCACTGCCGGCATTGGTTCTGATCATGTAGATCTTAACGCTGCTAACGAACACAATATTACGGTTGCTGAAGTCACCTATAGCAATAGCATCAGTGTAGCTGAACACGACGTAATGCAGGTTCTAGCGTTAGTCCGCAACTTTGTACCTGCTCATGATGTAATTCGTTCTGGCGGCTGGAACATCGCTGATATTGTTGAACATGCTTATGACCTAGAAGGAATGACCGTTGGTGTCGTTGGTGCTGGTCGAATTGGCCAAGCAGTGCTTAAGCGGCTCAAACCGTTTGATGTTAAACTGTTCTACACTAAGCGCCATCAATTATCTGCTGAACTAGAACAAGAATTAGGTGCAACTTACATTAAAGATGTGCACGAATTAGCTCAAAAGATGGACGTCGTGGTCCTATGTCCACCATTGCATAGTGAAACCTATCATATGTTCGACACTGATATGATCAGCTCAATGAAGCGTGGCGCTTATATTGTCAATGATAGTCGCGGTGAATTAGTCGATCGTGACGCAATTGTCGCAGCATTGAAATCTGGTCAATTAGCTGGTTATGCGGGCGATGTCTGGTACCCACAACCGGCGCCAGCAGATCATCCTTGGCGCACAATGCCATATGAGGCAATGACACCCCATATGTCAGGCACCACACTTTCAGCTCAGGCGCGTTATGCCGCTGGAACACGTGAAATTCTGGAAGACTTTCTAGCGAATAAACCCATTCGCCCAGAATATTTGATTGCGGAAGGCGGTCATTTGGCTGGCACCGGTGCAAAGGCCTATACAGTCAAAAAAGGCCAAGACACTCCCGGTAGCGGCCATCGGGAAGCTTGA
- a CDS encoding IS4 family transposase, giving the protein MLNPTNSLSVLDQIINETVSHIHDYTHSPQDFTRKRKLTAGTMIKTMLNMQGNSLNIELFNAFPGIDEQVSASAFEQQKGKLKPDCFKHIFHQFSQQIANAQLLDHHYHVLAIDGSDFDLPWNPTSKYVCDFSKNKPYCQMHVNTLYDLLNKSYQDCISQPKTAMDERGSVLAMLDHLPDDSIVMMDRGYPSFNLIENLNRHQGLHYLIRAKLGGSIKEIQNLPDGECDQAIACRVTTSNHYYVTHKSSENIHCIQHYWHQYQPFRSKNTKDRRWDFGVFCTVKFRACKFQIGTTADGKPAWEVLITNLPAKQFPLPRMKRLYHLRWGIETAFSKLKYDLGAIQFHSKKDQFIEMELYANLIMYNVVSAAVNQAYVAQTDHHHWDTINFKLATRIVRYYYRNNQQAKFQALLIQLGTYLVPIRPGRKNKRRLKPKRAVSFIYRVA; this is encoded by the coding sequence ATGTTAAACCCAACTAATAGTTTAAGCGTTCTGGACCAAATTATCAATGAAACAGTTAGCCATATTCATGATTACACTCATTCACCACAGGATTTTACGCGTAAACGGAAATTAACTGCTGGTACGATGATTAAAACGATGCTTAATATGCAGGGTAACAGCCTTAACATTGAGTTATTCAATGCTTTTCCTGGTATTGATGAACAAGTTTCAGCTTCTGCCTTTGAACAACAAAAAGGTAAGCTAAAACCCGACTGCTTCAAACATATTTTTCATCAATTCAGCCAGCAAATAGCTAACGCGCAACTGTTGGATCACCATTACCATGTATTAGCGATCGATGGCTCGGACTTTGATCTGCCTTGGAATCCTACTTCAAAGTACGTTTGTGATTTTTCAAAAAATAAGCCTTATTGTCAAATGCATGTTAATACTTTATACGACTTGTTAAATAAAAGCTATCAAGACTGTATTAGCCAACCCAAAACGGCAATGGACGAACGCGGCAGTGTTTTAGCCATGCTTGATCACCTACCAGACGATTCGATCGTGATGATGGACCGTGGCTACCCAAGCTTTAATCTAATTGAAAATCTAAACCGGCACCAGGGGTTGCATTATCTTATTCGAGCCAAGTTAGGCGGCAGTATCAAAGAAATTCAAAATTTGCCAGATGGTGAGTGTGATCAAGCAATCGCGTGCCGCGTGACCACTTCTAATCATTATTACGTTACGCATAAAAGTAGTGAAAACATTCATTGTATTCAACATTATTGGCACCAGTACCAACCATTTCGTTCCAAAAATACCAAAGATCGGCGGTGGGATTTTGGCGTCTTTTGTACCGTTAAATTCCGGGCTTGTAAATTTCAAATTGGGACAACAGCTGACGGTAAGCCAGCGTGGGAAGTCTTGATCACTAATCTTCCGGCAAAGCAGTTTCCATTACCACGAATGAAACGGTTATATCATTTGCGCTGGGGCATCGAAACCGCTTTTTCTAAGCTAAAATATGATCTTGGCGCCATTCAATTTCATTCCAAAAAAGACCAGTTTATTGAAATGGAACTTTACGCCAACTTAATCATGTACAATGTGGTTAGTGCAGCCGTTAATCAAGCTTACGTCGCGCAGACCGATCACCATCATTGGGACACCATTAATTTTAAACTGGCCACTAGGATCGTGCGGTATTATTACCGCAATAACCAGCAGGCAAAGTTTCAAGCGTTATTGATTCAGCTTGGCACCTACTTAGTCCCGATTCGCCCCGGGCGTAAAAATAAGCGGCGACTAAAACCTAAGCGTGCGGTTAGTTTTATTTATCGAGTCGCGTAA
- a CDS encoding aldo/keto reductase, with the protein MNLFAETYELSNGVKIPRLALGTWEIADDQVGTAVRQALEIGYRHIDTAQAYGNERGVGEGIRTSGIKREQIFVNSKIAAEIKDYATAKKSIDVTLSKMGLDYLDMMIIHNPQPWAEVNQSDERHFTGNLETWRALEAAMQAGKLRAIGVSSFQKPDLDNLIVNGTTKPMVNQILVHIGATPQTLIDYSRDNGIIVEAFSPIAHGLALQNETIKQMAAKYQVSMAQLSIRYAWQLGTVVLPKTTNPAHMQANAELNFTITEADMAVLHQVKPLDYGAASSFPVFGGKL; encoded by the coding sequence ATGAATCTATTTGCTGAAACCTACGAGTTAAGTAACGGGGTAAAAATACCGCGCTTGGCGCTTGGAACTTGGGAAATTGCGGATGATCAAGTTGGTACTGCAGTTCGCCAGGCGCTTGAAATCGGTTATCGACATATTGATACCGCACAAGCTTATGGTAATGAACGTGGTGTTGGTGAAGGTATCCGGACATCTGGTATTAAACGTGAACAAATTTTCGTTAATTCGAAGATTGCCGCTGAAATTAAAGATTATGCCACGGCCAAAAAGTCGATCGATGTGACTTTAAGCAAAATGGGCTTGGATTATTTAGATATGATGATCATTCACAATCCGCAACCTTGGGCAGAAGTTAACCAATCAGACGAGCGCCATTTTACCGGTAATTTAGAAACTTGGCGTGCGTTGGAAGCGGCTATGCAGGCTGGTAAATTACGGGCAATCGGCGTTTCTAGTTTTCAAAAGCCTGACCTCGATAATTTGATTGTCAATGGTACCACTAAACCAATGGTCAATCAGATTTTGGTTCACATCGGTGCGACACCGCAAACATTGATCGATTATTCTCGTGATAATGGCATCATCGTTGAAGCTTTTTCACCAATCGCCCATGGGTTAGCTTTGCAAAATGAGACGATCAAGCAGATGGCGGCCAAATATCAGGTCAGTATGGCGCAGCTTTCGATTCGCTATGCTTGGCAATTAGGAACGGTTGTTTTGCCGAAGACAACGAATCCGGCACATATGCAGGCTAATGCTGAGCTGAACTTTACGATCACTGAAGCTGATATGGCAGTTTTACATCAAGTTAAGCCATTAGACTACGGCGCTGCCAGCAGTTTCCCAGTTTTTGGTGGTAAATTGTAG